Proteins from one Falco naumanni isolate bFalNau1 chromosome 10, bFalNau1.pat, whole genome shotgun sequence genomic window:
- the LOC121094698 gene encoding protein-glutamine gamma-glutamyltransferase 6-like — protein sequence MPLTSKWFLSMLAASSWLFFCFTDLTPTHISWQPSLNAGTHHTDRYANTELTVRRGQAFTITLYFNRPQQAGESLAFVTEIGPAPSESHRTKAVFPLSQRGPSGWSAVQGPSESGYTNFTISSPANAVIGRYNLSLQVTSGNKIFSRFLGQFVLLFNPWCPGDDVYMANENERQEYVLNENGIIFVGNAKYIEARGWYYGQFQDHILNICLTMLDLSLYYRQDPAIDVSRRGDPKYVGRVISSMINGNDNDNGVLLGKWQGSFNSHENPSRWDGSMVILQKWRQDNYKPVQYGQCWVFAGVMCTVLRCLGIPTRLVSNFNSAHDVDRNLSIDKYYDSSGKSLNIGKDSTWDYHVWNESWFVRPDLGTSYNGWQVLDATPQEQSRGLFQCGPASVIAIKEGDVDLDYDTLFVYTEVNADCNRWIVYKDGSKKRVYCDTEIIGRFISTKAVDSNSRVDITYNYKYPEGSSEERRVYRKALTNIFGSNITEGHTESPDERSSETIRNPGISGKLKLAEPPVFGKDINLILILNNLSFDHKTVKVDVSASTILYTRRTVTEILKATTSVDLGSKQGKHIRLKIPYSYYGRYLTTDKRIQVTALCGVMNMHGPKLLVEKTITLEDTNIIIKIPRRVVVNKAVTLEISYANPLPEPVNRCVMLVTLMNQQVKIHLAQLAPRERSKIYFEFTPRRTGPLQLQVDFSCDKFSHVKGFVTIAVAPA from the exons ATGCCACTTACCAGCAAATGGTTTCTTTCCATGCTGGCTGCTTCTTcatggcttttcttctgttttacagatCTGACACCAACACATATCAGCTGGCAGCCATCACTAAATGCAGGCACACACCATACTGACAGATATGCCAACACTGAGTTGACTGTGAGGCGAGGACAAGCCTTCACTATTACCCTGTACTTCAACAGAccacagcaggctggggagagccTAGCATTTGTCACTGAAATAG GACCAGCCCCCTCAGAATCTCATCGTACAAAGGCTGTATTTCCCCTCTCTCAGAGGGGGCCAAGTGGCTGGAGTGCTGTCCAAGGACCCAGTGAGTCCGGTTATACGAACTTTACAATATCCAGCCCAGCCAATGCTGTCATTGGACGATACAATCTAAGCCTCCAGGTAACCTCAGGGAACAAGATCTTCTCCAGATTCCTGGGGCAGTTTGTGTTACTCTTCAACCCTTGGTGCCCAG GCGATGATGTCTACATGGCTAATGAAAATGAGAGACAAGAATATGttctaaatgaaaatggaataaTCTTTGTGGGCAATGCAAAGTACATTGAAGCAAGAGGATGGTACTATGGACAG TTTCAAGATCACATTCTAAACATCTGTCTCACCATGCTTGATCTGAGCCTGTACTATCGTCAGGACCCAGCCATTGATGTATCCCGAAGAGGAGATCCTAAATATGTGGGCCGAGTAATCAGTTCTATG ATCAACGGAAATGATAACGATAATGGTGTTCTGCTAGGAAAGTGGCAAGGAAGTTTCAATTCACATGAGAATCCATCCAGATGGGATGGCAGCATGGTAATCCTCCAGAAATGGCGTCAGGACAACTACAAACCTGTTCAGTATGGCCAGTGCTGGGTTTTTGCAGGTGTGATGTGTACAG ttCTGAGGTGCTTGGGGATTCCAACTCGTTTGGTTTCAAATTTTAACTCTGCCCACGATGTGGATAGAAATCTGAGTATCGATAAGTACTATGACAGCTCTGGAAAGAGTCTTAATATCGGCAAGGATTCCACAtg GGATTATCATGTCTGGAATGAAAGCTGGTTCGTTCGCCCAGACCTGGGAACATCATACAATGGATGGCAGGTTTTGGATGCAACTCCACAAGAACAAAGCAGAG GATTATTTCAGTGTGGCCCTGCATCTGTCATAGCCATCAAAGAAGGTGATGTAGACTTGGACTATGACACCTTATTTGTATATACAGAGGTGAATGCTGATTGCAACAGATGGATTGTATACAAGGATGGAAGTAAGAAAAGAGTTTATTGTGATACTGAAATAATCGGCAGGTTTATCAGCACCAAAGCTGTGGACAGCAATTCCCGTGTGGATATCACCTATAATTACAAATATCCAGAAG GTTCTTCTGAGGAAAGACGAGTTTATAGAAAGGCCTTGACCAACATATTTGGATCAAACATCACAGAAGGCCACACAGAATCTCCAGATGAAAGATCTTCAGAGACAATTAGAAACCCTGGGATCTCTGGGAAACTCAAGCTAGCTGAACCTCCAGTGTTTGGCAAAGACATTAACCTGATCTTAATTCTCAATAACCTATCTTTTGATCACAAGACCGTGAAGGTAGATGTGAGTGCGTCCACCATCCTGTACACAAGGAGAACAGTGACAGAGATCCTGAAGGCAACCACTTCTGTGGATCTTGGTTCTAAACAAG GGAAACACATCCGGTTAAAGATCCCTTATTCTTATTATGGAAGATATCTGACTACTGATAAAAGGATCCAAGTCACTGCTTTGTGTGGAGTCATGAACATGCATGGGCCAAAGTTGCTGGTGGAGAAGACTATCACTTTAGAAGACACAAACATTATCATTAAG ATTCCTCGGCGGGTTGTAGTGAACAAAGCTGTTACTCTAGAGATCTCATATGCCAATCCCCTCCCGGAACCTGTGAACCGCTGTGTAATGCTAGTGACTTTGATGAATCAGCAAGTCAAGATACA